The Stenotrophomonas sp. BIO128-Bstrain region GATTTTCGTTCAGCGATGAGGTGGAGCGCTACGGCCGCTGGGATGCCTACATTCCCGGCCCGCACCAGCAGGCCCCGTGGCGCAGCGACAAGGCACTGAGCGCCGATGCCAATGCCGACCTGCTGCCCGCCGGCGGCGTGTTCATGGCCGACGCCGCCAGCAAGGCGCCGAAGCTGCTGACGCCGCTCGGCGGCTGAGGCTGACAGGAGCGCGGGCGTCGCGCCCGCGGTCCCTCAACCAACGCCCGGACTGCCGGGCTGCGGGTACACCACGGTGCGATTGCGGCCCTGTTCCTTGGCCATGTACAGCGCCTTGTCGGCCAGCCGCAGCGCCTGCTGCGGATCATCGTGATAGGTCGGGTAGTGGGCCACGCCCAGCGACACGGTGACCGTGCCGACCTGCTCGAACACTTCGGCGGCCACCTGGATACGCAGGCGCTCGGCCACCTGCGCGGCATGGAGGGCATCGATGCCCGGCAACAGGATCAGGAACTCCTCGCCGCCGTTGCGGCAGAGCAGATCGGTGTCGCGTGAGCCATCGCGCATCAATTGCGCGATGCGCAGGATCACGGCGTCGCCGACCGCATGACCGAAGCGGTCGTTGATGCTTTTGAAGCGGTCGATGTCCAGCGCGATGATCCCGAACGGCTGGCCGCGTGCCTGCCAGTCTTCCAGCCCCTGCTGCAGGCCGCGCCGGTTCTGCAGGCCGGTAAGGGGATCGGTCATGCTGGCGCGGTTGAGCTTGCCGATGCGGTCCTGCAGCAGGTTGAAGCTGTACAGCAGGGCGGCTTTGAGCTGGGCGACTTCGTAGTACCAGGCCCGGATACCGGTGACGTGGCGGATCGCGATGCCGGTGTCGCGGTTCTGCACGTTGCGCGCCAGCTGCCATAGCGGCAGCGAGATGCGCCGCGCAAACCACCAGGTGATCAGCAGCGACAGGATGCCCAGCGGAATCGCATTCCAGATCACCGCCGACATCAGCTTGGACAGTGAGGCCAGCGTGGCGGTGGTCGGCCGCTGGGCCACCACCCCCCAGCCAACGCTCGGCACCGGCGCGTACCCGGCCAGCATCTGCACGCCATGGGTATTGCGCACCTGCTGGGCGCCCGAGTGGCCCTGGGTGACTGCCTGCACGGCCGGGTTCTGCAGCGCGAACTGGCCGACCCGGTCCTGCTCGATGTGGTACAGGATGCGGCCATTGCGGTCGACCACGTACAGGTAGGAACCATCGCGGTAGTAGTGCTTGCCCAGCAACGACTGCAGGATGCTGCGCTGGCGCAGGTAGATGGTGCCGCTGACGTAGCCCTGGTACTGGCCCTGCGCGGAGAAGATCGGGTGCGAGATCGCCACCAGCAGCCGGCCGGTGGCCGACTGGTACGGATCGCTGATGAACGGCGCACGCCGGGCGAGGGCGTCGCGGTTGCCAGCACTGTTGAGCAGCACGCCCTGCAGGGCAAGACTCTGCGGTGAGGTGGCCAGCACGGTGCCCCCGGCATCGACGATCAACACCGAGTTGAAGCTGTTGGTCTGCAGTTGCAGGCGGGCGGCCTCGGCCTCCAGCGCCTGGCGATCATGCTGGCGCTGGCCGAGCACGGTGGCGCTGTAGGCCACCTGCTGCTGAGCGGAGAGCACGAAGTTCTGGGTCGATTCGGCGAGCTTGCTGGCGTACACGCGGTTGGCTTCCAGCGTGTTGCCGATCAACTGTTCGCGCTGCACGCGGTAGCTGGCATGCAGGGTGTTGGCCAGGGCGATGATCGCGCTGAGCAGGGCCAGGGCAAGGATCAACGTGCCGAGGTTGAGGCGGGCGGACAACGGGCGCATGCGGTTCACGGGCAGCAGGGTGCAGCACCAACCGGAACACGCGGATGGAACGGCAGCAGCGAAGCAGTCAGGAGCGCACGACACAGTGCCGAACCGGTGCGCGTGCCGCGCCCGCCTTTCGACGACCCCGCCCCCGGGCGGTCAACAACTCTTTGGGCGGCGATTATTGCGGATTATACCCCCACGTGGGTGAAGTGGGCACCGCGGTGGCGGCCTTCAGCGTTCCAGGCGCCTGCGCAGTACGCCGCGCAGGTGATCGGCGCCGGCCTGGTCCAGTGGTCCGAGCACACCGCGTACGGCCTCGGGGATGTGCGCGGTGGTGTGTTCATCGGCCTGGAAGACGTAATGCTGGAAAATCGCCTGCCAATGCGCGCGCTGCGCCGGCGGCAGATCGCGGAGCGCCAGCAGCGAGAGCATCAATGCGTTCATCGGCGCATCCATCCACGCCGGCACCGGCCGCCACCAGTAATTG contains the following coding sequences:
- a CDS encoding sensor domain-containing diguanylate cyclase is translated as MRPLSARLNLGTLILALALLSAIIALANTLHASYRVQREQLIGNTLEANRVYASKLAESTQNFVLSAQQQVAYSATVLGQRQHDRQALEAEAARLQLQTNSFNSVLIVDAGGTVLATSPQSLALQGVLLNSAGNRDALARRAPFISDPYQSATGRLLVAISHPIFSAQGQYQGYVSGTIYLRQRSILQSLLGKHYYRDGSYLYVVDRNGRILYHIEQDRVGQFALQNPAVQAVTQGHSGAQQVRNTHGVQMLAGYAPVPSVGWGVVAQRPTTATLASLSKLMSAVIWNAIPLGILSLLITWWFARRISLPLWQLARNVQNRDTGIAIRHVTGIRAWYYEVAQLKAALLYSFNLLQDRIGKLNRASMTDPLTGLQNRRGLQQGLEDWQARGQPFGIIALDIDRFKSINDRFGHAVGDAVILRIAQLMRDGSRDTDLLCRNGGEEFLILLPGIDALHAAQVAERLRIQVAAEVFEQVGTVTVSLGVAHYPTYHDDPQQALRLADKALYMAKEQGRNRTVVYPQPGSPGVG